One genomic segment of Chelonia mydas isolate rCheMyd1 chromosome 1, rCheMyd1.pri.v2, whole genome shotgun sequence includes these proteins:
- the LOC119565242 gene encoding NKG2-D type II integral membrane protein-like: MSEQEITYTELKFHTPTQQQMWQRAEKTKTKDFPSPSSPWRYVAVILGILCVVLLGAVGFQSVKRDNCSLCPENWIQHEENCYHFSTEWKTWQESQDYCSSRGSRLLKIHSKKKQDFIKPLAFSYHWIGLFRNGINESWVWEDGTALTLNLFAEHPDFNSGDCAAFRIGEAHSYGCTQSKPYICEQRAT; encoded by the exons ATGAGCGAGCAGGAAATAACCTACACTGAACTGAAATTTCACACTCCTACTCAACAGCAAATGTGGCAAAGAGCTGAGAAGACCAAGACCAAAG ATTTTCCTTCTCCATCTTCCCCATGGCGATATGTTGCAGTGATTCTGGGCATCCTCTGTGTAGTATtgttgggagctgtggggttccagAGTGTCAAAC GAGACAACTGCAGCCTTTGCCCAGAAAACTGGATACAGCATGAGGAGAACTGTTACCACTTTTCTACTGAATGGAAAACTTGGCAAGAGAGTCAAGATTATTGTTCTTCTCGGGGCTCCAGACTTTTGAAgatacacagcaaaaaaaaacag GATTTCATAAAGCCTCTAGCATTTTCTTATCACTGGATCGGATTATTCCGTAATGGGATCAATGAATCCTGGGTTTGGGAGGATGGCACAGCTCTAACCCTTAACCT GTTTGCAGAACATCCAGATTTTAACAGCGGTGACTGTGCAGCTTTCAGAATTGGAGAAGCCCACTCCTATGGTTGTACACAATCAAAACCCTATATTTGTGAGCAGAGGGCCACTTAG